In Streptomyces ambofaciens ATCC 23877, a single genomic region encodes these proteins:
- a CDS encoding DUF5302 domain-containing protein → MAADDSTQAGSESAEAESPALAPDEEGQYDLKGKFREALARKRKQAEEAGRATNVDSSKIRGAHGPASSQRSFRRKSGG, encoded by the coding sequence ATGGCTGCAGACGACTCAACGCAAGCAGGTTCGGAGTCGGCCGAGGCCGAGAGCCCCGCCCTGGCGCCCGACGAGGAGGGTCAGTACGACCTGAAGGGCAAGTTCCGGGAGGCCCTGGCGCGCAAGCGCAAGCAGGCGGAGGAGGCGGGGCGTGCCACGAACGTGGACTCCTCGAAGATCCGCGGCGCACACGGTCCGGCTTCCAGCCAGCGGTCCTTCCGACGGAAGAGCGGTGGCTGA
- a CDS encoding methionyl-tRNA formyltransferase, with translation MRVVMFGYQTWGHRTLQALLDSEHDVVLVVTHPKSEHAYEKIWSDSVADLAEEHGVPVLIRNRPDDEELFERLKEADPDIIVANNWRTWIPPRIFGLPRHGTLNVHDSLLPKYAGFSPLIWALINGEREVGVTAHMMNDELDAGDIVRQEAVPVGPTDTATDLFHKTVDLIAPVTVGALGLIAAGQTEFTKQDRSLASFFHKRSAEDIRIDWTWPAEDLERLVRAQSEPYPSAFTFHRGRRLEVLAAVVSEGRYGGTPGRIFYREGDGVVIVAGADARTGRNHGLAVTRVRTEDGRELSAAEYFTSMGGYLTSRP, from the coding sequence ATGCGGGTCGTCATGTTCGGTTACCAGACCTGGGGCCACCGCACCCTCCAAGCCCTCCTGGACTCCGAGCACGACGTGGTGCTGGTCGTGACGCATCCCAAGAGCGAACACGCCTACGAGAAGATCTGGAGCGACTCCGTCGCCGACCTCGCCGAGGAGCACGGCGTCCCGGTGCTGATCCGCAACCGCCCGGACGACGAGGAGCTGTTCGAGCGACTCAAGGAGGCCGATCCGGACATCATCGTGGCCAACAACTGGCGGACGTGGATCCCCCCGCGCATCTTCGGTCTCCCCCGGCACGGCACGCTCAACGTGCACGACTCGCTGCTGCCGAAGTACGCCGGATTCTCGCCGCTGATCTGGGCCCTGATCAACGGCGAGAGGGAAGTGGGCGTCACCGCGCACATGATGAACGACGAACTGGACGCCGGCGACATCGTCCGGCAGGAGGCCGTACCGGTCGGACCGACGGACACCGCCACCGACCTCTTCCACAAGACCGTCGACCTCATCGCCCCGGTCACCGTCGGCGCCCTCGGCCTCATCGCCGCCGGGCAGACCGAGTTCACCAAGCAGGACCGGTCCCTGGCGAGCTTCTTCCACAAGCGCTCCGCCGAGGACATCCGCATCGACTGGACCTGGCCGGCCGAGGACCTGGAGCGCCTGGTCCGCGCCCAGTCCGAGCCGTACCCCAGCGCCTTCACGTTCCACCGGGGCAGGCGGCTGGAGGTGCTCGCCGCCGTGGTCTCCGAGGGCCGCTACGGCGGTACGCCCGGCCGCATCTTCTACCGCGAGGGCGACGGCGTGGTGATCGTGGCCGGGGCCGACGCCCGTACCGGCCGCAACCACGGCCTGGCCGTCACCCGCGTACGGACCGAGGACGGACGGGAGTTGTCCGCGGCGGAGTACTTCACTTCCATGGGCGGCTATCTGACCAGCCGCCCCTGA
- a CDS encoding lysine N(6)-hydroxylase/L-ornithine N(5)-oxygenase family protein: protein MSQVLPDDAPPVHDLIGIGFGPSNVAMAIALSEHNAGVGGQEAVTARFFEQQPRFGWHRGMLIDDATMQVSFLKDLVTLRNPASEFSFLCYLQSKGRLIDFINHKNLFPLRVEFHDYLEWAAAKVDDLVSYGHEVVGVAPVVRDGAVEHLEVTVRSGEGLEVHRARNLVLGTGLRPLMPEGVERGDRVWHNSELLAKVDGLEGTSPARFVVVGAGQSAAENVAYLHRRFPHAEVCAVFTRYGYSPADDSGFANRIFDPAAVDEYFAAPGSVKRRLMDYHGNTNYSVVDIDLIDDLYRQMYREKVLGTERLRFLNVSRLTDVKETPDRVRATVKSLVTGEETLLDADVVVFATGYSPADPLGLLGEVADRCLRDDEGLVRVERDYRIATDPDLRCGIYLQGGTEHTHGITSSLLSNTAIRVGEILESLLARGVKAASDEVRTVADGTGSTAR, encoded by the coding sequence ATGTCACAGGTTCTTCCTGATGACGCACCACCGGTCCACGACCTCATTGGCATCGGCTTCGGTCCGTCCAACGTGGCCATGGCCATCGCGCTCAGCGAGCACAACGCGGGCGTCGGCGGGCAGGAGGCGGTCACCGCCCGCTTCTTCGAGCAGCAGCCGCGCTTCGGCTGGCACCGCGGCATGCTCATCGACGACGCGACCATGCAGGTGTCCTTCCTCAAGGACCTGGTGACACTCCGGAACCCGGCCAGCGAGTTCAGCTTCCTCTGCTACCTGCAGAGCAAGGGGCGGCTGATCGACTTCATCAACCACAAGAACCTCTTCCCGCTCAGGGTGGAGTTCCACGACTACCTCGAGTGGGCCGCGGCCAAGGTCGACGACCTGGTCTCCTACGGTCACGAGGTGGTCGGCGTCGCACCCGTCGTGCGCGACGGAGCCGTGGAGCACCTGGAGGTGACGGTTCGCTCGGGAGAGGGTCTGGAGGTCCACCGGGCCCGCAACCTCGTCCTCGGCACCGGGCTGCGCCCCCTGATGCCGGAGGGCGTCGAGCGCGGCGACCGCGTCTGGCACAACTCCGAACTGCTGGCGAAGGTCGACGGGTTGGAGGGCACCTCCCCCGCGCGGTTCGTGGTCGTCGGCGCCGGACAGAGCGCCGCCGAGAACGTCGCCTACCTGCACCGCCGCTTCCCCCACGCCGAGGTCTGCGCGGTCTTCACCCGCTACGGCTACAGCCCCGCCGACGACAGCGGCTTCGCCAACCGGATCTTCGACCCCGCCGCGGTCGACGAGTACTTCGCCGCACCCGGGAGCGTCAAACGCCGGCTGATGGACTACCACGGCAACACCAACTACTCCGTGGTGGACATCGACCTGATCGACGACCTGTACCGGCAGATGTACCGGGAGAAGGTCCTCGGGACCGAGCGGCTGCGCTTCCTCAACGTGTCCCGGCTCACCGACGTCAAGGAGACGCCGGACCGGGTCCGTGCCACCGTGAAGTCCCTCGTCACCGGCGAGGAGACCCTCCTGGACGCGGACGTCGTGGTCTTCGCCACCGGCTACAGCCCGGCCGACCCGCTCGGCCTGCTCGGCGAGGTCGCGGACCGCTGTCTCCGCGACGACGAGGGCCTGGTCCGCGTCGAGCGCGACTACCGCATCGCGACCGATCCGGACCTGCGCTGCGGCATCTACCTGCAGGGCGGCACGGAGCACACCCACGGCATCACGTCGTCGCTGCTGTCCAACACCGCCATCAGGGTCGGTGAGATCCTGGAGTCGCTCCTCGCCCGGGGCGTCAAGGCCGCATCCGACGAGGTCCGCACGGTCGCCGACGGAACCGGCAGCACGGCGCGTTAG
- a CDS encoding FecCD family ABC transporter permease: MTTTAVARPTPGGTTKARRKRVVGLGVLACLLVVAGAASLAVGARALTPAEVWHGLFAAPDADQRLTEIRLIVRTVRVPRTVLAVVAGVALGVGGALIQGYTRNPIADTGLLGVNSGASFAVVSGIALFGLTDPFQYVWLAFAGAAVAGVVVFGLASIGRGAGNPLTLALAGQGVTVFLAAMTTAVALTDKASLNALRFWNAGSVAGVGFDVIWPVTAFIAAGLVLALTTLPAVNLLNLGDDVARGLGVNVALIRTVGIVSITLLAGAATAACGPIAFIGLMVAHVARYLTGPDYRWLVPYAGLLGAVILLVCDIVGRLVVRPSELDAGVLVALLGAPFFAALVWLGKFKNA; encoded by the coding sequence ATGACCACGACCGCGGTTGCCCGCCCCACGCCCGGGGGGACGACGAAGGCCCGCCGCAAGCGGGTGGTGGGGCTGGGCGTGCTCGCGTGTCTGCTCGTGGTCGCGGGAGCCGCGTCCCTGGCCGTCGGCGCGCGCGCCCTGACCCCCGCCGAGGTGTGGCACGGCTTGTTCGCCGCGCCCGACGCCGATCAACGGCTCACCGAGATCAGGCTGATCGTGCGCACCGTGCGGGTACCCCGCACGGTGCTCGCGGTCGTGGCGGGCGTCGCCCTGGGAGTCGGCGGGGCCCTCATCCAGGGCTACACGCGCAACCCCATCGCCGACACGGGCTTGCTGGGGGTCAACTCCGGCGCCTCGTTCGCCGTGGTCTCGGGGATCGCCCTGTTCGGGCTCACCGACCCGTTCCAGTACGTCTGGCTGGCCTTCGCCGGCGCGGCGGTCGCGGGTGTCGTCGTGTTCGGCCTGGCGAGTATCGGCCGCGGCGCCGGCAACCCCCTGACGCTGGCCCTGGCGGGGCAGGGCGTGACCGTGTTCCTCGCGGCGATGACCACGGCGGTCGCGCTGACGGACAAGGCCTCGCTGAACGCGCTCCGGTTCTGGAACGCGGGCTCGGTGGCCGGCGTCGGGTTCGACGTCATCTGGCCGGTGACCGCCTTCATCGCGGCCGGACTGGTCCTCGCCCTCACCACCCTGCCCGCGGTCAACCTGCTCAACCTGGGCGACGACGTGGCGCGCGGCCTCGGGGTGAACGTCGCCCTGATCCGGACCGTCGGCATCGTCTCCATCACCCTGCTCGCGGGCGCGGCCACCGCGGCGTGCGGCCCCATCGCGTTCATCGGCCTCATGGTGGCCCACGTGGCCCGGTACCTGACCGGGCCGGACTACCGCTGGCTGGTGCCGTACGCGGGTCTGCTCGGCGCTGTGATCCTGCTGGTCTGCGACATCGTGGGGCGCCTGGTGGTACGGCCGTCGGAGCTGGACGCGGGTGTGCTCGTCGCGCTCCTCGGCGCGCCGTTCTTCGCGGCCCTGGTGTGGCTCGGGAAGTTCAAGAACGCATGA
- a CDS encoding FecCD family ABC transporter permease produces the protein MNGAEVKPSGADVKADAVHPRPALTPGVRFGRVSFVWRPWIACVTLLLAAAAFLVFCLSIGVGDFPISVPRVVATLFGRGEQVDEFVIMDLRMPRALAGLVVGSALGVSGALTQAIARNPLASPDILGITSGASAVAVFLVTVSGGTAAVIADAVGLSAAALAGGLGTGLLVYFLAWRRGVDGFRLILIGISVSAAMQAITTWLLVTADIRDVARAQAWLVGSLDNRSWDEVRVAVWGTLALLVVVTCVSFQFKPLHFGDEIAAGLGVRYSAVRAVLLLCAVLLAGVAVSAAGPVPFVALVAPQVAMRLARCPTPPMAASAMVGALLLIGSDLVARTALPVSLPVGVVTAAIGGPFLVYLLVRANRR, from the coding sequence ATGAACGGGGCGGAAGTGAAGCCGAGCGGGGCAGACGTGAAGGCGGACGCGGTGCACCCGAGGCCGGCGCTGACGCCGGGTGTGCGGTTCGGCCGGGTGTCGTTCGTGTGGCGGCCCTGGATCGCGTGCGTCACCCTGCTGCTGGCGGCGGCGGCCTTCCTGGTGTTCTGCCTGTCCATCGGCGTCGGGGACTTCCCCATCAGCGTGCCCCGGGTGGTCGCGACCCTCTTCGGCCGGGGCGAGCAGGTGGACGAGTTCGTGATCATGGACCTCCGGATGCCCCGCGCCCTGGCCGGGCTCGTCGTGGGGAGCGCGCTCGGGGTGTCCGGGGCGCTCACCCAGGCCATCGCGCGCAACCCGCTGGCCAGCCCGGACATCCTGGGCATCACCAGCGGCGCGAGCGCGGTCGCGGTGTTCCTGGTGACCGTGTCCGGCGGCACCGCCGCGGTGATCGCCGACGCCGTGGGCCTGTCCGCGGCGGCCCTCGCGGGAGGCCTCGGTACCGGCCTGCTCGTGTACTTCCTGGCATGGCGCCGGGGGGTCGACGGCTTCCGGCTGATCCTGATCGGCATCTCCGTGAGCGCCGCGATGCAGGCGATCACGACCTGGCTGCTCGTCACGGCCGACATCCGGGACGTGGCACGGGCCCAGGCCTGGTTGGTCGGCTCCCTGGACAACCGGTCGTGGGACGAGGTCCGGGTGGCTGTCTGGGGCACGCTGGCTCTGCTCGTGGTCGTCACCTGCGTCTCCTTCCAGTTCAAGCCCCTCCACTTCGGCGACGAGATCGCCGCGGGCCTCGGCGTCCGGTACTCGGCGGTGCGGGCGGTGCTGCTGCTGTGCGCCGTGCTGCTCGCCGGTGTGGCGGTGAGCGCGGCGGGCCCGGTCCCGTTCGTCGCGCTGGTGGCGCCGCAGGTGGCGATGCGTCTGGCGAGGTGCCCGACGCCGCCGATGGCGGCCTCCGCCATGGTCGGGGCGCTGCTGCTGATCGGCTCCGACCTGGTCGCGCGCACGGCGCTGCCGGTCTCGCTGCCGGTCGGCGTGGTGACCGCGGCGATCGGCGGCCCTTTCCTCGTCTATCTGCTGGTGCGGGCGAACCGCCGATAG
- a CDS encoding ABC transporter ATP-binding protein has product MVVQSIAGVKSGADDVSRLTARGVTVGYGTRTVIDALDVAIPPGVITTIIGPNGCGKSTLLRTLSRLLKPTRGTVVLDGEDIGTLRTRDVAKKLGLLPQAPVAPDGLTVSDLVARGRHPHQSWLRQWSSDDAAVVERALAMTGVADLADRPVDSLSGGQRQRVWISMTLAQGTDLLLLDEPTTYLDLAHAIDVLDLVDDLHESGCTVIMVLHDLNLATRYSDNLVVMREGAILAQGHPRDVVTAELLREAFGLRARVIDDPVGDRPLIVPIGRTHAELDREAPEL; this is encoded by the coding sequence GTGGTCGTACAGTCCATCGCCGGAGTGAAGTCCGGGGCCGACGACGTCTCACGGCTGACGGCCAGGGGCGTCACGGTCGGGTACGGCACCCGGACGGTCATCGACGCGCTCGACGTCGCGATCCCGCCCGGGGTGATCACCACGATCATCGGCCCCAACGGCTGCGGGAAGTCGACGCTCCTGCGCACCTTGTCGCGGCTGCTCAAGCCGACGAGGGGGACGGTCGTGCTGGACGGCGAGGACATCGGCACCCTCAGGACCAGGGACGTGGCGAAGAAGCTCGGTCTGCTGCCGCAGGCGCCCGTCGCGCCGGACGGACTGACGGTGTCCGACCTGGTCGCCAGGGGGCGTCACCCCCACCAGAGCTGGCTGCGGCAGTGGTCGTCGGACGACGCCGCCGTGGTGGAGCGCGCGCTGGCGATGACCGGGGTGGCCGACCTCGCCGACCGCCCGGTGGACTCGCTGTCGGGTGGCCAACGCCAGCGCGTCTGGATCTCGATGACCCTCGCCCAGGGCACCGACCTGCTGCTCCTCGACGAACCGACCACCTACCTGGACCTGGCGCACGCCATCGACGTGCTCGACCTGGTGGACGACCTGCACGAGTCGGGGTGCACCGTGATCATGGTGCTGCACGACCTCAACCTCGCCACGCGCTACAGCGACAACCTCGTCGTCATGCGCGAGGGCGCGATCCTGGCGCAGGGGCACCCGCGGGACGTCGTCACCGCCGAGCTGCTCAGGGAGGCCTTCGGACTGCGTGCCCGGGTGATCGACGACCCCGTGGGGGACCGGCCGCTGATCGTGCCGATCGGGCGTACCCACGCCGAACTCGACCGAGAGGCACCAGAGTTGTGA
- a CDS encoding iron-siderophore ABC transporter substrate-binding protein gives MLLLRTTRTKPWRRWAAALSAATLGVGLLAGCGSDSDDSNDSADNAGNDTSAAAGAFPVTVEHAFGTTKVTEAPERVVTVGYTDDQTVLAFGIKPVGMVDQYPNPAGQSPDINTQWPWVKEKWGDTKPEVVMKNGDSGPNFEKIAALRPDLIIAVYSEIDQAAYDKLSKIAPTVGRTKAEKEPFSAPWQDNALHIAKTLGKAEEGEKMVADIQGKLDTAKKAHPEFAGRTAVVLSWYEDAVAPFTSTDVRGRLVTGLGYTYQTEIDKVADGNFYTTLSPERVDLVDVDRVFVINDKADQDALKKFELFTNLDAVKNGKVSYLLDSEGPAVGAAISQGTLLSMPYAIDELVKSAG, from the coding sequence ATGCTCCTCCTTAGAACGACGCGTACGAAGCCCTGGCGGCGGTGGGCGGCCGCACTGTCCGCCGCCACCCTCGGCGTCGGGCTCCTCGCGGGCTGCGGTTCCGACTCGGACGACTCGAACGACTCGGCGGACAACGCGGGCAACGACACCTCGGCCGCCGCCGGCGCCTTCCCGGTCACCGTGGAGCACGCGTTCGGAACGACGAAGGTCACCGAGGCTCCCGAGCGGGTCGTCACCGTCGGCTACACGGACGACCAGACCGTCCTGGCCTTCGGCATCAAGCCGGTCGGCATGGTCGACCAGTACCCGAACCCGGCCGGCCAGAGCCCCGACATCAACACCCAGTGGCCCTGGGTGAAGGAGAAGTGGGGCGACACCAAGCCCGAGGTCGTCATGAAGAACGGCGACTCCGGCCCCAACTTCGAGAAGATCGCCGCCCTGCGCCCCGACCTGATCATCGCGGTCTACTCCGAGATCGACCAGGCCGCCTACGACAAGCTCTCGAAGATCGCCCCGACGGTGGGCCGCACCAAGGCGGAGAAGGAGCCCTTCAGCGCTCCGTGGCAGGACAACGCGCTCCACATCGCCAAGACGCTCGGCAAGGCCGAGGAGGGCGAGAAGATGGTGGCCGACATCCAGGGCAAGCTCGACACGGCCAAGAAGGCCCACCCCGAGTTCGCCGGTCGCACCGCCGTGGTGCTGTCCTGGTACGAGGACGCGGTGGCCCCGTTCACCTCCACCGACGTACGCGGACGGCTCGTCACGGGCCTCGGCTACACCTACCAGACCGAGATCGACAAGGTCGCGGACGGCAACTTCTACACGACGCTCTCCCCGGAGCGCGTCGACCTGGTCGACGTCGACCGCGTTTTCGTCATCAACGACAAGGCCGACCAGGACGCACTGAAGAAGTTCGAGCTCTTCACCAACCTGGACGCCGTCAAGAACGGCAAGGTGTCGTACCTGCTCGACAGCGAGGGCCCGGCCGTCGGCGCCGCCATCTCCCAGGGGACGCTGCTGTCGATGCCGTACGCCATCGACGAACTCGTCAAGTCGGCCGGGTAG
- a CDS encoding ABC transporter ATP-binding protein yields MTGTDTRVAPAALRTATGREAGRWVAAHCREVPWLTLTTVLTTVAGAALQVLPVLLLGRVVDAVVEGESQSVLVTIGALMVAAALLGAAATAVSTYLIGRLGADLLARLREGAVRAVLGMPSTRIEQVGRGDVLSRVGDDVAVISKGIRTAVPTVFSAGVLVVIATAGMFGLDWRLGLAGAGALPAYALALRWYLPRSAPLYRRQRVAQADRAQALISGLNGIETVRAYRLEGAFREKVTAESWRVRDLGIEVFRFFGRFVGRENRAEFIGLTLILVVGYALLEAGAASLGEVSAAPLLFHRLFTPLGAIMFTFDEAQKSGASLTRLVGVLGEDAEDRLVGDASVARAGVAPRPVTVEGLTFRYPGSEEPVLREVDLTIPAGGSLALVGATGAGKTTLAALIAGVGTPQAGSVRVGQTDLAGLDEAGARALVSILTQETHVFSGPLADDLRLAAPEATDAELMDALRTVGADGWVRALPEGLDTTVGEGGERLDVTKVAQIALARLVLSRSPVVVLDESTAEAGSEGAAELERAVLAACAGRTTLFVAHRLTQAMAADRIAVLDAGRVVEQGTHQELVALGGRYARLWRAWREGS; encoded by the coding sequence GTGACCGGCACGGACACGCGCGTCGCCCCGGCGGCCCTGCGTACGGCGACCGGACGCGAGGCCGGCCGATGGGTCGCGGCCCACTGCCGCGAGGTGCCCTGGCTGACGCTCACCACCGTCCTCACGACGGTGGCCGGAGCGGCGCTCCAGGTACTTCCGGTGCTGCTGCTCGGCCGGGTGGTCGACGCGGTGGTCGAGGGGGAGTCGCAGTCGGTCCTGGTCACGATCGGAGCCCTGATGGTGGCCGCGGCGCTGCTCGGCGCGGCGGCCACCGCGGTGTCGACCTATCTGATCGGGCGGCTGGGCGCCGACCTGCTCGCCCGGCTGAGGGAGGGCGCCGTGCGGGCCGTGCTCGGGATGCCCAGCACCCGGATCGAGCAGGTCGGCCGCGGAGACGTGCTGTCCCGGGTCGGTGACGACGTCGCCGTGATCTCCAAGGGCATCAGGACGGCGGTCCCCACCGTGTTCTCGGCGGGGGTCCTGGTGGTCATCGCCACGGCCGGCATGTTCGGACTGGACTGGCGCCTGGGGCTGGCGGGCGCCGGCGCGCTGCCCGCGTACGCGCTGGCCCTGCGCTGGTACCTGCCCCGGTCCGCCCCGCTGTACCGCAGGCAGCGGGTGGCCCAGGCCGACCGGGCCCAGGCCCTGATCAGCGGGTTGAACGGCATCGAGACGGTGCGGGCGTACCGGCTCGAAGGTGCCTTCCGCGAGAAGGTCACCGCCGAGTCGTGGCGGGTGCGTGACCTCGGCATCGAGGTGTTCCGCTTCTTCGGCCGCTTCGTCGGCCGGGAGAACCGCGCCGAGTTCATCGGCCTGACCTTGATCCTCGTGGTGGGCTACGCCCTCCTGGAGGCCGGCGCCGCGAGCCTGGGGGAGGTGTCGGCCGCCCCGTTGCTCTTCCACCGGCTGTTCACCCCGCTGGGCGCCATCATGTTCACCTTCGACGAGGCGCAGAAGTCGGGTGCCAGCCTGACCCGGCTGGTGGGGGTCCTCGGGGAGGACGCCGAGGACCGGCTGGTGGGCGACGCGTCCGTGGCGCGGGCCGGTGTCGCCCCCCGCCCGGTGACGGTGGAGGGGCTGACGTTCCGTTACCCCGGCAGCGAGGAGCCGGTGCTCAGGGAGGTCGACCTGACGATCCCGGCGGGGGGCTCGCTGGCCCTCGTGGGGGCGACGGGTGCCGGCAAGACGACCCTGGCCGCGCTGATCGCGGGCGTCGGGACCCCGCAGGCCGGGTCGGTACGCGTCGGGCAGACCGATCTGGCGGGCCTGGACGAGGCCGGGGCCCGGGCCCTGGTGAGCATCCTGACCCAGGAGACGCACGTGTTCTCCGGTCCGCTCGCCGACGACCTGCGGCTGGCCGCGCCGGAGGCGACCGACGCCGAACTCATGGACGCGTTGCGCACGGTCGGCGCGGACGGGTGGGTCCGCGCGCTGCCCGAGGGCCTGGACACCACGGTCGGTGAGGGCGGCGAGCGTCTCGACGTCACCAAGGTCGCCCAGATCGCCCTGGCCCGGCTGGTGCTGAGCCGGTCCCCGGTGGTGGTGCTGGACGAGTCGACCGCGGAGGCGGGCAGCGAGGGCGCCGCCGAGCTGGAACGGGCCGTGCTGGCGGCCTGCGCCGGCCGGACCACGTTGTTCGTGGCGCACCGGCTGACCCAGGCGATGGCGGCGGACCGGATCGCCGTGCTCGACGCGGGGCGCGTCGTGGAACAGGGAACGCACCAGGAGCTGGTGGCGCTGGGCGGCCGGTACGCACGGCTGTGGCGAGCCTGGCGCGAGGGTAGTTAG